The following proteins come from a genomic window of Perognathus longimembris pacificus isolate PPM17 chromosome 12, ASM2315922v1, whole genome shotgun sequence:
- the Mybl1 gene encoding myb-related protein A isoform X2 — protein MAKRSRSEDEDDDLQYADHDYEVPQQKGLKKLWNRVKWTRDEDDKLKKLVEQHGTDDWTLIASHLQNRSDFQCQHRWQKVLNPELIKGPWTKEEDQRVIELVQKYGPKRWSLIAKHLKGRIGKQCRERWHNHLNPEVKKSSWTEEEDRIIYEAHKRLGNRWAEIAKLLPGRTDNSIKNHWNSTMRRKVEQEGYLQDGIKSERSSSKLQHKPCATMDHLQTQNQFYIPVQIPGYQYVPPESNCVEHVQTPSAFIQQPFVDEDPDKEKKIKELELLLMSAENEVRRKRLPSQPGNFSSWSGSFLMDDSMANTLNNLEEHATEFYGMDENQAVSAQHNSPTKFLAVEANAVLSSLQTIPEFAETLELIESDPVAWSDVTSFDLSDAAASPAKSTPVKLMRIQHNEGAMECQFNVSLVLEGKKNSCNGGNSETVPLPSPSVVKFSTPPTILRKKRRMRVSQSLGNELGDSSFSDGGNAVLKHTPVKTLPFSPSQFFNTCPENEQLNMENPSFTSTPVCGQKVFITTPLQKETTPKDQKENVGFRTPTIRRSLLGTTPRTPTPFKNALAAQEKKYGPLKIVSQPLAFLEEDIREVLKEETGTDIFLKEEDESSYKSCKQEQSTSVKKVRKSLVLDNWEKEEPDTQLLSEDISDIQSENATSLLMIPLLEIHDNRCNLTLEKQDINSANKTYTLTKKKQNPNTSKVVELEKTLQSNCEWETVVYGKTEDQLIMTEQARRYLSTYTATSSTSRALIL, from the exons tgaggatgaggatgatgacCTTCAGTATGCCGATCATGATTATGAAGTACCACAACAGAAAGGATTGAAAAAACTCTGGAATAGAGTGAAGTGGACAAGAGATGAG GATGATAAATTAAAGAAGTTGGTTGAACAACATGGAACTGATGATTGGACTCTAATTGCTAGTCATCTTCAg AATCGTTCTGACTTTCAGTGCCAGCATCGATGGCAGAAGGTTTTAAACCCGGAATTGATAAAGGGTCCTTGGACTAAAGAAGAAGATCAGAGG gttATTGAATTGGTTCAGAAATATGGACCAAAAAGATGGTCTTTAATTGCAAAACATTTAAAAGGAAGAATAGGCAAGCAGTGTAGAGAACGATGGCATAATCATCTGAACCCTGAGGTAAAGAAATCTTCCTGGACAgaagaagaagacagaatcatctaTGAAGCACATAAGCGGTTGGGAAATCGTTGGGCCGAAATTGCCAAACTACTTCCTGGAAG GACTGATAATTCTATCAAAAATCATTGGAATTCTACTATGCGAAGAAAAGTGGAACAGGAAGGCTACCTGCAAGATGGAATAAAATCAGAACGATCTTCATCAAAACTCCAACACAAACCTTGTGCGACTATGGACCATTTGCAAACCCAGAATCAGTTTTACATACCTGTTCAG atCCCTGGTTATCAGTATGTACCACCTGAAAGCAATTGTGTTGAACATGTTCAGACTCCTTCTGCCTTTATTCAG caACCTTTTGTTGATGAAGATcctgataaagaaaagaaaataaaggaactgGAGTTGCTTCTTATGTCAGCAGAGAATGAAGTTAGAAGAAAGCGACTTCCTTCT CAACCTGGAAACTTTTCTAGCTGGTCTGGTAGTTTCCTCATGGATGATAGTATGGCCAACACTCTAAATAATCTTGAGGAGCATGCTACTGAGTTTTATGGTATGGATGAAAACCAGGCAGTTTCTGCACAGCACAATTCACCGACCAAGTTCTTGGCTGTAGAGGCAAATGCCGTGCTGTCTTCTCTACAGACCATCCCAGAATTCGCAGAGACCCTGGAACTCATTGAATCT GATCCCGTAGCATGGAGTGATGTTACCAGTTTTGATCTTTCTgatgctgctgcttctcctgccAAGTCCACCCCAGTTAAGCTAATGCGAATTCAGCACAATGAAGGAGCCATGGAATGTCAATTTAATGTCAGTCTTGTACTTGAAGGGAAAAAGAACAGTTGTAATGGTGGAAACAGTGAGACTGTTCCTTTACCATCCCCAAGTGTGGTCAAGTTTAGCACTCCACCAACCATCctcagaaagaagagaagaatgcGAGTGAGTCAGTCCCTAGGCAATGAACTTGGTGATAGCTCATTCAGCGATGGTGGTAATGCAGTACTAAAACACACACCAGTGAAAACACTACCATTTTCTCCTTCACAG ttttttaacaCATGTCCTGAAAATGAACAACTTAATATGGAAAATCCTTCATTTACATCAACCCCTGTTTGTGGGCAAAAAGTTTTCATTACCACCCCTCTTCAGAAGGAAACAACTCCTAAAGATCAAAAGGAAAATGTAGG GTTTAGAACACCTACTATAAGAAGATCTTTATTGGGTACCACACCAAGAACTCCAACCCCTTTTAAGAATGCACTTGCTGCTCAAGAGAAAAAATATGGACCTCTTAAAATTGTG TCCCAGCCACTTGCCTTCTTAGAAGAAGATATTCGAgaagttttaaaagaagaaactggAACAGATATATTTCTCAAAGAGGAAGATGAATCTTCTTACAAAAGCTGCAAGCAAGAG CAGAGTACTTCTGTGAAGAAAGTCAGAAAGTCTCTCGTCTTAGATAACTGGGAAAAGGAAGAACCAGACACTCAACTATTGTCTGAAGACATTTCAGATATACAG tcAGAAAATGCAACATCTTTATTAATGATACCATTATTGGAAATACATGACAATAGGTGCAACTTGACACTCGAAAAACAAGATATAAATTCAGCTAACAAAACATATACACttactaaaaagaaacaaaaccctaaCACTTCTAAAGTTGTTGAATTGGAAAAGACTCTTCAG TCAAATTGTGAGTGGGAAACAGTGGTTTATGGGAAGACAGAAGATCAACTTATAATGACTGAACAAGCAAGAAGATATCTGAGTACTTACACGGCTACCAGCAGCACTTCAAGAGCTCTAATactgtaa
- the Mybl1 gene encoding myb-related protein A isoform X1: protein MAKRSRSEDEDDDLQYADHDYEVPQQKGLKKLWNRVKWTRDEDDKLKKLVEQHGTDDWTLIASHLQNRSDFQCQHRWQKVLNPELIKGPWTKEEDQRVIELVQKYGPKRWSLIAKHLKGRIGKQCRERWHNHLNPEVKKSSWTEEEDRIIYEAHKRLGNRWAEIAKLLPGRTDNSIKNHWNSTMRRKVEQEGYLQDGIKSERSSSKLQHKPCATMDHLQTQNQFYIPVQIPGYQYVPPESNCVEHVQTPSAFIQQPFVDEDPDKEKKIKELELLLMSAENEVRRKRLPSQPGNFSSWSGSFLMDDSMANTLNNLEEHATEFYGMDENQAVSAQHNSPTKFLAVEANAVLSSLQTIPEFAETLELIESDPVAWSDVTSFDLSDAAASPAKSTPVKLMRIQHNEGAMECQFNVSLVLEGKKNSCNGGNSETVPLPSPSVVKFSTPPTILRKKRRMRVSQSLGNELGDSSFSDGGNAVLKHTPVKTLPFSPSQFFNTCPENEQLNMENPSFTSTPVCGQKVFITTPLQKETTPKDQKENVGFRTPTIRRSLLGTTPRTPTPFKNALAAQEKKYGPLKIVSQPLAFLEEDIREVLKEETGTDIFLKEEDESSYKSCKQEQSTSVKKVRKSLVLDNWEKEEPDTQLLSEDISDIQSNCEWETVVYGKTEDQLIMTEQARRYLSTYTATSSTSRALIL from the exons tgaggatgaggatgatgacCTTCAGTATGCCGATCATGATTATGAAGTACCACAACAGAAAGGATTGAAAAAACTCTGGAATAGAGTGAAGTGGACAAGAGATGAG GATGATAAATTAAAGAAGTTGGTTGAACAACATGGAACTGATGATTGGACTCTAATTGCTAGTCATCTTCAg AATCGTTCTGACTTTCAGTGCCAGCATCGATGGCAGAAGGTTTTAAACCCGGAATTGATAAAGGGTCCTTGGACTAAAGAAGAAGATCAGAGG gttATTGAATTGGTTCAGAAATATGGACCAAAAAGATGGTCTTTAATTGCAAAACATTTAAAAGGAAGAATAGGCAAGCAGTGTAGAGAACGATGGCATAATCATCTGAACCCTGAGGTAAAGAAATCTTCCTGGACAgaagaagaagacagaatcatctaTGAAGCACATAAGCGGTTGGGAAATCGTTGGGCCGAAATTGCCAAACTACTTCCTGGAAG GACTGATAATTCTATCAAAAATCATTGGAATTCTACTATGCGAAGAAAAGTGGAACAGGAAGGCTACCTGCAAGATGGAATAAAATCAGAACGATCTTCATCAAAACTCCAACACAAACCTTGTGCGACTATGGACCATTTGCAAACCCAGAATCAGTTTTACATACCTGTTCAG atCCCTGGTTATCAGTATGTACCACCTGAAAGCAATTGTGTTGAACATGTTCAGACTCCTTCTGCCTTTATTCAG caACCTTTTGTTGATGAAGATcctgataaagaaaagaaaataaaggaactgGAGTTGCTTCTTATGTCAGCAGAGAATGAAGTTAGAAGAAAGCGACTTCCTTCT CAACCTGGAAACTTTTCTAGCTGGTCTGGTAGTTTCCTCATGGATGATAGTATGGCCAACACTCTAAATAATCTTGAGGAGCATGCTACTGAGTTTTATGGTATGGATGAAAACCAGGCAGTTTCTGCACAGCACAATTCACCGACCAAGTTCTTGGCTGTAGAGGCAAATGCCGTGCTGTCTTCTCTACAGACCATCCCAGAATTCGCAGAGACCCTGGAACTCATTGAATCT GATCCCGTAGCATGGAGTGATGTTACCAGTTTTGATCTTTCTgatgctgctgcttctcctgccAAGTCCACCCCAGTTAAGCTAATGCGAATTCAGCACAATGAAGGAGCCATGGAATGTCAATTTAATGTCAGTCTTGTACTTGAAGGGAAAAAGAACAGTTGTAATGGTGGAAACAGTGAGACTGTTCCTTTACCATCCCCAAGTGTGGTCAAGTTTAGCACTCCACCAACCATCctcagaaagaagagaagaatgcGAGTGAGTCAGTCCCTAGGCAATGAACTTGGTGATAGCTCATTCAGCGATGGTGGTAATGCAGTACTAAAACACACACCAGTGAAAACACTACCATTTTCTCCTTCACAG ttttttaacaCATGTCCTGAAAATGAACAACTTAATATGGAAAATCCTTCATTTACATCAACCCCTGTTTGTGGGCAAAAAGTTTTCATTACCACCCCTCTTCAGAAGGAAACAACTCCTAAAGATCAAAAGGAAAATGTAGG GTTTAGAACACCTACTATAAGAAGATCTTTATTGGGTACCACACCAAGAACTCCAACCCCTTTTAAGAATGCACTTGCTGCTCAAGAGAAAAAATATGGACCTCTTAAAATTGTG TCCCAGCCACTTGCCTTCTTAGAAGAAGATATTCGAgaagttttaaaagaagaaactggAACAGATATATTTCTCAAAGAGGAAGATGAATCTTCTTACAAAAGCTGCAAGCAAGAG CAGAGTACTTCTGTGAAGAAAGTCAGAAAGTCTCTCGTCTTAGATAACTGGGAAAAGGAAGAACCAGACACTCAACTATTGTCTGAAGACATTTCAGATATACAG TCAAATTGTGAGTGGGAAACAGTGGTTTATGGGAAGACAGAAGATCAACTTATAATGACTGAACAAGCAAGAAGATATCTGAGTACTTACACGGCTACCAGCAGCACTTCAAGAGCTCTAATactgtaa